The Methanolobus sp. WCC4 genome includes the window TACTGGAAGATAGCTGTTGACAGGATACTTATCACCATAGAGAACACCGGCGATTCCAGTGTCTTTGTGAATACCATCGGTGCTGATGTGTCATTCGATGATGATATGTCGACGTTCAGGCATTACGAAGCAACTGTGAATTCAGAGCTTGGCACCAATGAAGAGAAAATGATCACCATCAGGATCCATCAACTGAGCGACTGGGAGAGACCGCATCTGTTAACGATAGATGTCTCCTGAATCAAGGATCATATTCCATTCTCTTTTTTCTTCATTTCAGGCAGTTAAGAAGGTTTATATTTCACGCTCTCATAATATTATACAGTAGTTATGAGCAGACAGGTGTGGTCAGGGAATGCAATTCCGGATCATTGCCGAACCTGCCCGGACTTTTAACAAGTGGGAGAGAATCGTATGGATAAAATGAAGAAAGCAGGTCTTCTAGGAGCGGCTGCACTTATCGGTGCAGGGCTTGCAGCATTATCAGAAGAAAGGATCAGGGAGTTCGTCAAGGAAAAGGTCGATGCCGGAAAGATGAGCAAAGAGGAAGGCAGGATATTTGTTGACGACCTTATCAGTGAGACGAAGAGACAGAAGCTGGACCTTGAGAAGAATATCATCGGAAAGCTCCAGAATTCCCTTAAGCTGGCAGACCAGGAACTTGAAGAACTCTCAGAGAAGATAAATGATTCAAAGATCGAGGAACTGGAAGCTGAACTCGAAAGGATGAAAGAGTTGAGGAAAGCAAGCAAGTGAATTGCTTTTTTACTTTTTGAAAGGATCCTGTTCTTCTTTTATTCTTCTTTTATTCATTCTGATTGGGATTCGGGATCTCAAAGGTGAAATTGCTCCCATTTCCAACTTCACTTTCCACCCATATCCTTCCACCGTGTAGCTCTACGAGTTCTTTCACAAGTGCAAGTCCCAGACCTGTACCTTCATAACGTCTGGACATAGAGGCTTCCAGCTGGGTAAAGGGCTTGAAGAGCTTTTTCTGGTCCTCAGCAGATATACCGATGCCAGTGTCGATGATAGATACAGAGATCATTCCGTTATCCCTGCCTGCAACCACAGTGATCTCACCGCCGTTCGGTGTGAATTTGATGGAGTTTCCCAGAAGGTTATACATTATCTGCTTTATCTTTGCCCTGTCTGCAAACAGCTCTTTAGTATCTCCATGTCTTCGTATGTTGATATCAATATCCTTGTCTGATGCCAGCGGTTCCATCATTGTGACCATTTCATGAAGAAGGTCATCAACATCAATGAATTCGGGAAGGATCCTTATCGTACCAACTTCCACTTTGGAGAGATCAAGAATGTCATTGATCATATTGAGCAAATGATGTCCACTCTGTGATATGCGTTGTACATAAGTCTGATATTTAGGACTGAGTTCACCAAAAGTCTCCTCCACCATTATATCTGAAAAACCTATGATAGCATTCAGAGGGGTGCGAAGTTCATGACTCATATTCGTCAGGAACTCACTTTTGGTACGATTGGCAGCTTCGGCAGTGACCTTTGCCTTTAACAATGCATCTTCAGCTTCTTTGCGCTGCATTATGTTCGTGGTTGTCCCGAATAACTTCAAAGTGCCATCTTTTTGGGCATGTGCCGAACCACTGGAGTTTACCCAGAATTCAGTACCATCCTTTCTGACCAAACGGTAGTCTGCACCGGTAAAAAAACCAGGTTTCTGAAAACTTGAATGCAATACTTTGAACATGTCCTCAACATCTTCAGGATGAACATACGAAAAATATCTGTCCCAGCTATTATTGATAGAACCCGGCTCCAGACCCAGTATCCGGTCTGCAGACTCAGAGATATAGGTATTGACAATATCCCCTTTCCTGTCAACATCCGCTTTCCAGATAATAGCATCAAGGGAATTTATCACGTTCTCGTAGTCTTCATCTTTTTTCAGCAACAGGGTTTCAGTATGCTTACGCTCAAGAATGCTGGTGATCATTTCACCGACAACTTTCAATAGATATGAAATGCTTTCATCCCATTCCTCTTTCTCAGTTGTTGAATCTATGGCGATGAAGCCTGATAGTCTACCATCGTAAGTGAGAGGAACTGCCAGGAACGACACAACTCCCAGCCTATCAAGAGTTCTTTTTACCTCAGACTCGGATTCAGGCAACTGCTGCACATCTGAAACATTCATGACCTCAAGGGCTTCAAGTTGCTTCAATGCAAGTTTATGTCTTGGAAATCTTCTATTAAGGGATATATGAGAAACAACATCATCCGAATGCCACTCATGAGTTTTTCTTACAAACCTTTCATCTTCGTCTACAATATATATATTAGCACGTTTTGCATCAATGAAATTCGCAGTCTTCTTGAGAGCAAGATATACTTCCTTATCT containing:
- a CDS encoding ATP-binding protein yields the protein MVEDDRSDILDKLPIGVVSCDMEGNITYINDHLVGLLDLSSVKDRKQINLLSFPPLVKAGISSVLRNALNNLGSGCPEVSCKSVAFKELVLDLRLSPKKNVNGNITGYHAIVEDRTALQEKASMVEYIIQKDRLISDISSRFINSSLKDIDKEVYLALKKTANFIDAKRANIYIVDEDERFVRKTHEWHSDDVVSHISLNRRFPRHKLALKQLEALEVMNVSDVQQLPESESEVKRTLDRLGVVSFLAVPLTYDGRLSGFIAIDSTTEKEEWDESISYLLKVVGEMITSILERKHTETLLLKKDEDYENVINSLDAIIWKADVDRKGDIVNTYISESADRILGLEPGSINNSWDRYFSYVHPEDVEDMFKVLHSSFQKPGFFTGADYRLVRKDGTEFWVNSSGSAHAQKDGTLKLFGTTTNIMQRKEAEDALLKAKVTAEAANRTKSEFLTNMSHELRTPLNAIIGFSDIMVEETFGELSPKYQTYVQRISQSGHHLLNMINDILDLSKVEVGTIRILPEFIDVDDLLHEMVTMMEPLASDKDIDINIRRHGDTKELFADRAKIKQIMYNLLGNSIKFTPNGGEITVVAGRDNGMISVSIIDTGIGISAEDQKKLFKPFTQLEASMSRRYEGTGLGLALVKELVELHGGRIWVESEVGNGSNFTFEIPNPNQNE